In Rahnella aquatilis CIP 78.65 = ATCC 33071, one DNA window encodes the following:
- a CDS encoding CfaE/CblD family pilus tip adhesin translates to MKLSAYLTAFLLLIGAQGLITSQAYATRVEPTGRDTPVTSTFDKSSPPSQIDIWKDESGGYDNSNDPLWGRNTWTCLSSSNPVNGQCSTSVTGVKNGSTTIPIIFTEKRSHITQVINLTGYHEIYTTTGTGCGNPINSKEGGPYLVNAGMQRNCEDGNANDDSRLTVYVNSQELQKLPTGGIWEANLKMNLMQWDPRIKLADWNAHITLNVTDNNNQQIYLPEFGQAAPRVDLNLRPLPGTGGNQAQMTGRANIDMCLYDGYGSNSSSFTLKFEDQPQGSSSPSSGNFFIYTDHGDVNQSSGWIEYFVQMVLPDGNKMSIMRGHDIVIPDIQNAHVRPVHLPGIPQAVLCVPMPIELDTKAIDINSKQAGHYTGHLIVTFTSQL, encoded by the coding sequence ATGAAACTGAGCGCTTATTTAACCGCATTCTTGTTGCTGATCGGAGCACAAGGGCTGATAACTTCACAAGCCTATGCTACACGGGTTGAACCCACTGGGCGTGACACCCCCGTTACGTCAACATTTGATAAATCCAGCCCGCCCTCACAAATTGATATTTGGAAAGATGAAAGCGGGGGTTACGACAATTCAAACGATCCGCTCTGGGGCAGAAATACTTGGACTTGTTTATCATCCTCAAACCCTGTGAATGGTCAATGCAGCACCTCGGTGACCGGTGTAAAAAACGGAAGCACTACTATTCCAATTATTTTTACAGAAAAAAGAAGTCACATCACTCAGGTCATTAATCTCACCGGTTACCATGAAATCTATACCACTACAGGTACAGGCTGTGGTAACCCCATCAACTCCAAGGAGGGTGGCCCCTACCTGGTTAATGCTGGTATGCAGAGGAATTGCGAGGATGGTAATGCTAATGATGACTCCAGACTGACTGTCTATGTGAATAGTCAGGAGCTTCAGAAACTACCCACAGGTGGGATCTGGGAAGCCAATCTAAAAATGAATCTAATGCAATGGGATCCCCGAATCAAACTTGCAGACTGGAACGCCCATATCACCCTCAATGTCACCGACAATAATAACCAGCAAATCTATTTACCTGAATTTGGTCAGGCCGCCCCGCGTGTTGATCTTAACTTGCGCCCGCTGCCGGGCACCGGGGGGAATCAGGCGCAGATGACTGGCAGGGCAAATATTGATATGTGTTTGTATGATGGTTATGGATCTAACAGCTCCAGTTTCACGCTAAAATTTGAAGACCAGCCTCAGGGATCATCCAGCCCTAGCTCGGGTAATTTTTTCATTTATACTGACCACGGCGATGTTAATCAGAGTTCGGGCTGGATTGAATATTTTGTGCAAATGGTGCTACCGGACGGTAACAAAATGAGCATTATGCGTGGCCACGATATTGTGATCCCTGATATCCAGAACGCACACGTAAGGCCGGTACATCTCCCGGGGATCCCGCAAGCCGTCTTATGCGTGCCAATGCCAATTGAGCTCGACACGAAAGCCATTGATATCAACAGCAAACAAGCAGGGCATTATACCGGGCACCTGATAGTGACATTTACTTCACAGCTTTAA
- the gshB gene encoding glutathione synthase yields MIKLGIVMDPISSINIKKDTSFAMLLEAQSRGYELHYMEMNSLYLRGGEGRATTKKLSVKQDYDGWYEFGTEQDIALQELDVILMRKDPPFDTEFIYATYILERAEEKGTLIVNKPQSLRDCNEKLFTAWFPELTPDTLVTRNAAQLKAFHKEHTDVILKPLDGMGGASIFRLKPEDANVSVVIETLTEHGSRFCMAQNYLPAIKDGDKRVLVVDGEPVPYCLARIPAQGETRGNLAAGGRGEARPLSESDWAIARTVAPVLKQKGLIFVGLDIIGDRLTEINVTSPTCAREIEAAFPISITGMLMDAIEKRLAAR; encoded by the coding sequence ATGATCAAGCTTGGCATCGTGATGGATCCGATCTCTTCCATCAACATCAAAAAAGACACCAGTTTCGCTATGTTGCTGGAAGCGCAGAGTCGCGGTTATGAACTGCATTACATGGAAATGAACTCCCTGTATCTGCGTGGCGGCGAAGGCCGTGCGACCACCAAAAAACTCAGCGTGAAGCAGGATTACGATGGCTGGTATGAGTTTGGCACAGAGCAGGATATCGCCCTGCAGGAACTGGACGTGATCCTGATGCGTAAGGATCCGCCGTTTGATACCGAATTTATTTATGCCACTTACATCCTCGAACGTGCCGAAGAAAAAGGCACGCTGATCGTCAATAAACCGCAGAGCCTGCGCGACTGTAACGAGAAACTGTTCACCGCCTGGTTCCCTGAACTGACGCCGGATACCCTGGTGACCCGCAATGCCGCGCAGTTGAAAGCGTTCCATAAAGAACACACTGACGTGATCCTCAAGCCACTCGACGGCATGGGCGGCGCGTCCATTTTCCGTCTGAAACCTGAAGACGCCAACGTCTCCGTCGTTATCGAAACCCTGACTGAACACGGCAGCCGTTTCTGCATGGCGCAAAACTACCTGCCAGCCATCAAAGACGGTGACAAACGTGTTCTGGTGGTCGACGGCGAACCGGTACCGTATTGTCTGGCGCGTATTCCGGCACAAGGTGAAACCCGTGGTAATCTGGCGGCCGGCGGCCGGGGTGAAGCACGTCCGCTGAGCGAAAGCGACTGGGCGATTGCCCGTACCGTGGCACCAGTCCTTAAACAGAAAGGCTTGATTTTTGTCGGTCTGGATATCATCGGCGATCGCCTGACGGAAATTAACGTCACCAGCCCGACCTGTGCGCGTGAAATCGAAGCCGCATTCCCGATTTCCATCACCGGCATGCTGATGGATGCCATCGAGAAACGTCTGGCTGCACGATAA
- a CDS encoding sugar porter family MFS transporter, with product MNNSTSTKGKRSNKSVTFFVCFLAALAGLLFGLDIGVIAGALPFISHDFQITNHQQEWVVSSMMFGAAVGAVGSGWLNFRLGRKFSLMIGAILFVVGSLCSAFAPNAEILIVARVLLGLAVGIASYTAPIYLSEIAPEKIRGSMISMYQLMITIGILAAYLSDTAFSYTGAWRWMLGIITIPALLLLVGVFFLPDSPRWLAARGDDGKARRVLEKLRDSSEQAKRELDEIRESLKVKQSGWGLFTNNKNFRRAVYLGILLQVMQQFTGMNVIMYYAPKIFGIAGFASTSQQMWGTVIVGLVNVLATFIAIGLVDRWGRKPTLKLGFLVMAVGMGVLGTMLHIGVESDAAKYFSIAMLLMFIVGFAMSAGPLIWVLCSEIQPLKGRDFGITVSTATNWIANMIVGATFLTMLDSLGNANTFWVYAALNVVFIFITIALIPETKNVSLEHIERNLMKGEALRDIGK from the coding sequence ATGAATAACTCAACATCGACGAAAGGAAAGCGCTCGAACAAAAGCGTCACTTTCTTTGTCTGTTTTCTCGCTGCACTTGCCGGACTGCTGTTCGGCTTAGATATCGGCGTCATCGCTGGTGCCCTGCCTTTTATCAGCCATGATTTTCAGATAACCAACCACCAACAGGAATGGGTTGTCAGTTCCATGATGTTTGGTGCCGCTGTCGGTGCTGTCGGCAGTGGCTGGCTGAACTTCCGTCTTGGACGTAAATTCAGCCTGATGATTGGTGCAATTCTGTTTGTGGTCGGCTCCCTGTGCTCAGCCTTTGCGCCTAATGCCGAAATCCTGATTGTCGCCCGCGTTCTGCTGGGTCTGGCGGTCGGTATTGCCTCTTACACTGCACCGATTTATCTGTCCGAAATCGCACCGGAGAAAATCCGCGGCAGTATGATTTCCATGTACCAGTTGATGATCACCATCGGTATTCTGGCGGCGTACCTGTCTGATACCGCGTTCAGCTACACCGGGGCATGGCGCTGGATGCTGGGCATCATCACCATTCCGGCATTGCTGTTGCTGGTTGGCGTCTTCTTCCTGCCGGACAGCCCGCGCTGGCTGGCCGCGCGTGGCGATGACGGTAAAGCGCGCCGCGTACTGGAAAAACTGCGTGATTCCAGCGAGCAGGCAAAACGCGAGCTGGATGAAATCCGTGAAAGTCTGAAAGTCAAACAGAGCGGCTGGGGCTTGTTCACCAACAACAAGAACTTCCGTCGTGCGGTTTACCTCGGCATTCTGTTGCAGGTGATGCAGCAGTTCACCGGGATGAACGTGATCATGTATTACGCACCGAAAATCTTCGGCATTGCCGGGTTTGCCAGCACATCACAACAGATGTGGGGTACGGTGATTGTCGGTCTGGTTAACGTTCTGGCGACCTTCATCGCCATCGGTCTGGTTGACCGCTGGGGCCGCAAACCGACGCTGAAACTGGGTTTCCTGGTGATGGCGGTCGGTATGGGCGTGCTGGGTACCATGCTGCATATCGGTGTTGAATCCGATGCGGCGAAATACTTCTCCATCGCTATGCTGCTGATGTTTATCGTCGGTTTTGCCATGAGTGCCGGTCCGCTGATCTGGGTACTGTGTTCTGAAATTCAGCCGCTGAAAGGCCGCGATTTTGGTATCACTGTGTCCACGGCGACCAACTGGATCGCCAACATGATTGTCGGCGCGACCTTCCTGACCATGCTCGACAGCCTCGGCAACGCCAATACCTTCTGGGTGTATGCCGCGCTGAACGTGGTCTTCATCTTCATCACCATTGCGCTGATCCCAGAGACCAAAAACGTCTCTCTGGAACACATCGAACGCAACCTGATGAAAGGCGAAGCACTGCGCGACATCGGTAAGTAA
- a CDS encoding SprT family zinc-dependent metalloprotease has translation MKTSRLPIALQQAVMRCLREKLLMANQFFGTDYTEPEISYQQRGTSAGSAYLQHWQIRLNPVLLMENQQPFIDEVVPHELAHLLVYRRFGRAPAPHGKEWRWMMEHVLGVSASRTHKFEVASVQSKTYPYLCACRDHQLTVRRHNKVMRKESEYRCRHCGELLRFNANGTPNC, from the coding sequence ATGAAAACCTCACGTCTCCCCATTGCCCTGCAACAAGCCGTTATGCGCTGCCTGCGGGAAAAACTCCTGATGGCAAATCAGTTTTTTGGCACCGATTACACGGAGCCGGAAATCAGCTACCAGCAACGCGGCACCAGCGCGGGAAGCGCGTACCTGCAACACTGGCAAATCCGGCTTAATCCGGTGCTGCTGATGGAAAATCAACAACCTTTTATTGATGAAGTGGTGCCGCACGAACTGGCCCATTTACTGGTCTACCGCCGCTTTGGCCGCGCACCTGCGCCGCACGGTAAGGAATGGCGCTGGATGATGGAACATGTGCTGGGTGTGTCAGCAAGCAGAACACACAAGTTCGAAGTGGCCTCCGTGCAAAGTAAAACCTATCCCTATTTATGCGCCTGCCGCGACCATCAGCTGACCGTGCGACGCCACAATAAGGTGATGCGCAAGGAGTCGGAATACCGCTGCCGCCATTGCGGCGAACTGTTACGCTTTAACGCTAACGGCACCCCTAATTGCTGA
- the rsmE gene encoding 16S rRNA (uracil(1498)-N(3))-methyltransferase produces MRIPRIYHPEPLTARSEIALSEDAANHVGRVLRMQPGQTIQLFDGSNQVFDASITQVDKKSVRVSLNEGVLADNESPLNLHLGQVISRGEKMEFTIQKSIELGVNTITPLFSERCGVKLDGERLEKKLQQWQKIAIAACEQCGRNRIPDIRPAMQLEAWCNEQDDSLKLNLHPRASHSINTLPLPVSHVRLLIGPEGGLSADEIAMTSGYGFTDILLGPRVLRTETTALTAITALQVRFGDLG; encoded by the coding sequence ATGCGCATTCCCCGCATTTATCATCCCGAACCCCTGACCGCCCGCAGCGAAATCGCGCTGAGCGAAGATGCTGCGAACCATGTCGGACGCGTTTTGCGTATGCAGCCCGGTCAGACGATCCAGTTGTTTGACGGCAGCAATCAGGTTTTCGACGCCAGCATCACGCAGGTTGATAAGAAAAGCGTGCGTGTCAGCCTGAACGAGGGCGTGCTGGCGGATAACGAATCTCCGCTGAATCTGCATCTCGGCCAGGTGATATCCCGTGGCGAGAAGATGGAATTCACCATTCAGAAATCCATCGAACTGGGCGTGAATACCATCACCCCGCTGTTTTCAGAACGTTGTGGCGTGAAGCTGGACGGCGAACGTCTGGAGAAGAAATTGCAGCAGTGGCAGAAAATCGCCATTGCCGCCTGTGAACAGTGTGGCCGTAACCGTATCCCGGACATTCGCCCGGCGATGCAGCTTGAAGCCTGGTGTAACGAGCAGGACGACAGCCTGAAGCTGAATCTGCATCCGCGCGCCAGCCACAGTATTAATACCCTGCCGTTGCCGGTGAGCCATGTTCGCCTGCTGATCGGCCCGGAAGGCGGTTTATCCGCTGATGAAATTGCAATGACCTCCGGCTACGGATTTACTGATATCCTGCTGGGCCCCCGTGTTCTGCGTACAGAAACCACAGCGCTCACCGCGATAACGGCCTTACAGGTCCGTTTCGGCGATCTGGGTTAA
- a CDS encoding fimbrial protein has protein sequence MKSIIKPLLVTAIMGFAINASAVQKDITVTANVDATLDMTTDTGDVLPSTMEMRYMPGVGLEPVTQSTKIYSNDATKDVNINLAGTPQLMDTVGVNPNIPLSVKYGDLTLTQAQQTMSATTLFPNGDTTNGSIIQPLMVSQATQAPVASGNYSGVVSVVLTQATTTP, from the coding sequence ATGAAATCAATTATCAAACCATTACTCGTAACTGCAATCATGGGCTTCGCTATCAATGCTTCTGCAGTGCAGAAAGATATTACTGTAACTGCAAACGTGGATGCCACGCTGGATATGACCACTGACACGGGTGATGTATTACCGTCCACCATGGAAATGCGATATATGCCAGGCGTGGGTCTGGAACCTGTTACTCAATCCACGAAAATCTACTCAAACGATGCGACAAAAGACGTGAACATCAACCTGGCCGGTACTCCGCAATTAATGGATACCGTTGGCGTCAACCCGAATATCCCACTGAGCGTGAAATACGGTGACCTGACCCTGACTCAGGCTCAGCAAACCATGAGTGCAACCACGCTGTTCCCGAACGGTGACACCACTAACGGTTCCATCATTCAGCCTCTGATGGTCAGCCAGGCTACTCAGGCACCGGTGGCTTCCGGTAACTACAGCGGTGTAGTCAGCGTTGTGCTGACTCAGGCAACTACAACGCCATAA
- the endA gene encoding deoxyribonuclease I, translating to MFRKTFLSFLFIGALVPLSAFSQSGNTINNFSQAKAAAVKINQGAPTFYCGCNIRWQGKKGTPDLQSCGYAVRKSELRASRIEWEHVVPAWQFGHQMQCWQDGGRKNCAKNADYRQVETDLHNLEPAIGEVNGDRNNFMYSQWNGGEGQYGRCEMKIDFKAKAAEPPARARGAIARTYFYMRDQYKLNLSRQQTQLFTAWDRQYPVTAWECERDNRIARVQGNHNPYVQQACAQRKS from the coding sequence ATGTTTCGTAAAACGTTCTTATCTTTTCTGTTTATCGGTGCGCTGGTACCGCTGAGCGCCTTCAGCCAGTCTGGCAATACCATCAATAATTTCAGTCAGGCCAAAGCCGCCGCTGTTAAAATCAATCAGGGTGCGCCAACATTTTATTGCGGCTGCAACATCCGCTGGCAGGGGAAAAAAGGCACGCCGGATCTGCAATCCTGCGGCTACGCGGTACGGAAAAGCGAACTACGCGCCAGCCGGATCGAATGGGAACATGTGGTTCCTGCGTGGCAGTTTGGCCACCAGATGCAATGCTGGCAGGATGGCGGGCGCAAAAATTGTGCGAAAAATGCCGACTATCGCCAGGTAGAAACCGATTTGCATAACCTTGAACCGGCAATCGGCGAAGTGAACGGCGATCGCAACAACTTTATGTACAGCCAGTGGAATGGCGGCGAAGGCCAGTATGGCCGTTGCGAAATGAAAATCGACTTCAAAGCCAAAGCCGCTGAGCCGCCTGCCCGCGCCCGTGGTGCCATTGCGCGCACTTACTTCTACATGCGTGACCAGTACAAACTGAATTTATCCCGCCAGCAGACACAGTTGTTTACCGCATGGGATCGCCAGTATCCGGTGACCGCATGGGAATGTGAACGCGACAACCGTATTGCCAGGGTGCAGGGGAATCATAACCCGTACGTTCAGCAGGCTTGCGCGCAAAGAAAAAGCTAA
- a CDS encoding TcfC E-set like domain-containing protein has protein sequence MKPNLKVSLCFLAIHFALFSNLALAADSGVPPGFEELVSGQNIWLNLNLLGQSAGLFEANVTLETVQFKDPQAVMTALNLPLKAGTPDYQKMLATLSAPLSRHGNLACGSNANAKGCGYLETDSLALIYDENNSAADVFVSKKLVPDAGKKALYYTPTTQTENALIHQQTLNVAAQDEYQSLSLQGSGALGVLTNGYVGFDWSLNSYKSDDSESQTVSVDDLYFRQSLGKRHYVQAGRMDSRDLSSNLGGNISFSLLPLNAIDGIRAGSSLSYLNLEEASKGSPLVVLLSSKSRVDAYRGNQLLGTFYLNNGSNTLDTGNFPSGSYAVTLRIYENNQLVRTETQPFTKTGGIGDGHMQWFIQAGETADNKVVSSTDDEDSNSTSRKPVVQAGARLPVFAELTATAGVANTDNENYGEAGLQWTHGFTGKVIDGVLDMQANVFSGTDGSKGNVEQISYNDGFSMSIYRNAAYGKSCTSADAGQYDYADIGCYESVSGTLSVPVKGWSASLGYTYNKNTSLSPDYSSYDPSKPFEDNMINNTESQSTSKTLQLSLNKSFNWKQMTITTRFGGYRRQSSSASDNDKGIYMGFSLSRSTPKNSQLRSSNSSFSTDYQGSQNGDAQMTYNASQNWDWGSNNDRELGIDVGGTDTDNANASVHGRLNGQYGEGELTISDSYDNEQKTHQGAVTGSYSSSVAVSKSGFFWGPGGTGSPGAAVAVKVKGKDEDADAADDALVDVSVQGGGATKMKQNSKALFPVTGFEEGKVSVDESRDVSNGSQASITQGAGSQKLFLLPGKMKVREVTMESHYTYVGQLVTATGEPINQGSMLNASAFSPSEDGGFTAEMTSLAKSLYVQNGDKNYQCTVTVQSSRDVVRYVGKTLCKTITQGELPTNIRKTK, from the coding sequence ATGAAACCCAATCTGAAAGTGTCACTCTGCTTTCTGGCAATTCATTTTGCTTTATTCAGCAATCTTGCTTTAGCAGCAGACTCCGGCGTACCGCCTGGTTTTGAAGAACTGGTTTCCGGTCAGAACATCTGGCTGAACCTCAATTTGCTGGGCCAGTCGGCTGGCTTATTTGAAGCGAATGTCACACTGGAAACCGTCCAGTTCAAAGACCCACAGGCGGTCATGACGGCATTAAACCTGCCACTGAAAGCCGGTACGCCGGATTATCAGAAAATGCTGGCGACATTGTCCGCGCCGCTTTCACGACACGGCAACCTGGCCTGCGGCAGCAATGCTAATGCCAAAGGATGCGGCTATCTGGAAACAGATTCCCTGGCGCTGATTTATGATGAAAATAACAGCGCGGCTGACGTTTTTGTCAGTAAGAAGCTGGTACCGGATGCCGGTAAAAAGGCTCTCTATTACACGCCAACTACGCAGACGGAAAATGCCCTGATTCATCAACAGACACTGAACGTGGCGGCGCAGGATGAATACCAGAGCCTGTCCTTACAGGGCTCCGGCGCGCTCGGCGTGCTGACCAACGGCTATGTGGGTTTTGACTGGTCGCTCAATTCGTACAAAAGCGACGACAGCGAAAGCCAGACGGTGTCTGTGGATGACCTGTATTTCCGCCAGAGCTTAGGCAAACGCCATTACGTACAGGCCGGACGGATGGATTCACGCGATCTCTCCAGCAATCTCGGCGGGAATATCAGCTTCTCGCTGCTCCCGCTGAATGCAATTGACGGTATCCGTGCAGGCAGTTCACTGAGCTACCTGAATCTCGAAGAGGCCAGCAAAGGTTCGCCGCTGGTGGTGCTGCTTTCCAGTAAATCCCGTGTGGATGCCTATCGCGGCAATCAGTTACTGGGCACGTTCTACCTGAATAACGGCTCAAATACGCTGGATACCGGCAACTTCCCGAGTGGCAGTTATGCCGTCACCCTGCGAATTTATGAGAATAACCAGCTCGTGCGCACCGAGACTCAGCCGTTTACCAAAACCGGCGGGATCGGCGACGGACATATGCAATGGTTTATCCAGGCCGGTGAAACGGCAGATAACAAGGTCGTCAGCTCAACCGATGATGAAGACAGTAACAGCACGTCACGCAAACCGGTGGTGCAGGCCGGTGCCCGTCTTCCGGTATTTGCCGAGCTGACGGCCACCGCGGGTGTTGCCAATACCGATAATGAAAACTATGGCGAAGCGGGTTTGCAATGGACGCACGGGTTTACCGGCAAAGTGATCGATGGCGTGCTGGATATGCAGGCCAATGTCTTTAGCGGTACCGACGGTTCCAAAGGTAACGTTGAGCAAATCAGTTACAACGACGGCTTTTCCATGAGCATTTACCGCAATGCCGCGTACGGCAAAAGCTGTACCAGCGCAGATGCCGGCCAGTATGATTACGCCGATATCGGTTGTTACGAATCAGTAAGCGGTACACTTTCCGTGCCGGTCAAAGGCTGGTCGGCATCGCTGGGCTACACTTACAATAAGAACACCAGCCTGTCGCCAGACTATTCGTCGTACGATCCTTCAAAGCCTTTTGAAGACAACATGATCAACAACACCGAATCGCAGAGTACGTCCAAGACTTTACAGCTGAGCCTGAATAAAAGTTTCAACTGGAAGCAGATGACGATTACCACGCGATTTGGCGGATACCGCCGTCAAAGCAGCAGCGCCAGTGATAATGACAAAGGTATCTACATGGGCTTCTCTCTGTCACGCAGCACACCAAAAAATTCCCAGCTTCGCAGCAGCAACTCCTCATTCAGTACCGATTATCAGGGCAGCCAGAACGGCGACGCACAGATGACCTACAATGCCAGCCAGAACTGGGACTGGGGCAGCAATAACGACCGCGAACTGGGTATTGATGTGGGTGGCACGGATACCGACAACGCTAACGCTTCAGTTCACGGTCGTCTTAATGGCCAGTATGGCGAAGGCGAACTGACCATTTCCGACAGTTATGACAACGAGCAAAAAACCCATCAGGGTGCGGTCACTGGCAGCTACAGTTCTTCCGTAGCCGTCTCCAAATCCGGCTTCTTCTGGGGGCCGGGCGGTACAGGTTCGCCGGGGGCAGCGGTGGCGGTCAAAGTCAAAGGCAAAGATGAAGATGCGGATGCCGCTGATGATGCACTGGTTGACGTTTCCGTTCAGGGTGGCGGTGCCACCAAAATGAAGCAAAACAGCAAAGCATTATTCCCGGTGACCGGTTTTGAAGAAGGCAAGGTGTCCGTCGATGAAAGCCGTGACGTCAGTAACGGCAGTCAGGCCAGCATTACGCAGGGCGCAGGCAGCCAGAAATTGTTCCTGTTGCCGGGGAAAATGAAAGTGCGCGAAGTGACAATGGAATCGCATTACACCTACGTCGGCCAGCTGGTCACGGCGACAGGTGAACCGATTAATCAAGGCAGTATGCTCAATGCCAGCGCGTTCAGCCCTTCAGAAGATGGCGGATTTACCGCAGAAATGACCTCGCTGGCGAAAAGTTTGTATGTTCAGAATGGCGATAAGAATTATCAATGCACGGTGACCGTACAGTCGAGCCGTGATGTGGTGCGTTATGTGGGCAAAACATTGTGTAAAACCATTACGCAAGGCGAATTACCCACAAATATCAGGAAAACAAAATGA
- a CDS encoding fimbria/pilus periplasmic chaperone — protein MCESQSKSLACGLKILPLLALAIPALCFANITVSPMKVMLNDQHAANLVISSKSETTQYIQGKITEVHHPGTPEENETPAPQGAQNSLVVSPLKFALPAGNNQPVRIIGLGDSNEEKIYRVHFQSMTPEEFKNTGSNKNITSDLSLIIVWGVVVMVPPAKQFAKLGWDASLQKITNTGNVHLLVNRIGLCTSDKPEAKCQWKVLRKNVYPGKPFSPELSLPASVSSESVRIDYFNDYTQKQEVENFPVR, from the coding sequence ATGTGTGAGTCACAAAGCAAGAGTCTGGCCTGCGGCCTGAAAATTCTCCCGTTGCTGGCGCTGGCCATTCCCGCACTCTGTTTCGCCAATATCACGGTTTCACCGATGAAGGTAATGCTTAACGATCAGCATGCCGCCAATCTGGTGATCAGTTCTAAAAGTGAAACCACCCAGTATATTCAGGGAAAAATCACCGAGGTTCATCATCCCGGCACACCTGAAGAAAATGAAACGCCTGCGCCGCAAGGCGCGCAAAACAGTCTGGTCGTATCACCGCTAAAATTTGCCTTACCCGCCGGTAACAACCAGCCGGTAAGAATCATCGGTCTCGGCGACAGCAACGAAGAAAAAATCTATCGTGTCCATTTTCAGTCGATGACACCGGAAGAATTTAAAAACACTGGCAGTAACAAAAACATCACCAGCGATCTGAGTCTGATTATCGTATGGGGTGTGGTGGTCATGGTGCCGCCCGCAAAACAGTTCGCAAAACTGGGGTGGGATGCATCGCTTCAGAAAATCACTAACACTGGCAATGTTCACCTTTTGGTAAACCGCATTGGCCTGTGTACCAGCGATAAACCTGAGGCGAAATGTCAGTGGAAAGTGCTCAGAAAAAACGTCTATCCGGGCAAACCTTTCTCACCCGAACTCTCTCTTCCCGCTTCAGTTTCTTCCGAAAGTGTAAGAATCGACTATTTCAACGATTACACTCAAAAGCAGGAAGTGGAGAATTTCCCTGTCAGATGA
- a CDS encoding CfaE/CblD family pilus tip adhesin yields MKKIHSYIATVAVLLASAFFSTTTCAKPPAGRDTTAEFTFDKTAPKDSYIWNRESGGDDPSDFKNNWVCLSSTSPDNGQCATQTIQEGAPGSSQGNKSSIPLLFREKKSGATTIINLTAYRNVGGYGPWVINAAAHASSGNNGADATFYVPKQEIAKFPFGGNWQAELKVSLIDHYAGDVKAADWVAHISLKITDNNNQQIYLPEFGQAAPRVDLNMRPLPGTGGNQAQMTGRANIDMCLYDGYGSNSSSFTLKFEDQPQGSSSPSSGNFFIYTDHGDVNQSSGWIEYFVQMVLPDGNKMSIMRGHDIVIPDIQNAHVRPVHLPGIPQAVLCVPMPIELNTKAIDINSKQAGHYTGHLIVTFTSQL; encoded by the coding sequence ATGAAAAAAATTCATAGCTATATTGCAACAGTTGCAGTTCTGCTCGCCTCTGCCTTTTTTAGCACTACGACCTGCGCCAAGCCTCCTGCGGGAAGAGATACGACGGCGGAATTCACTTTTGATAAAACAGCACCAAAAGATTCCTATATCTGGAATAGAGAAAGTGGCGGTGACGATCCGTCCGATTTTAAAAATAACTGGGTATGCTTATCAAGTACATCCCCGGATAACGGACAATGTGCAACACAGACAATACAAGAGGGAGCACCCGGTTCGTCGCAAGGCAATAAATCATCAATACCTTTACTTTTCAGAGAAAAAAAGAGCGGAGCAACAACGATAATTAATCTGACCGCGTATCGAAATGTTGGCGGATATGGCCCCTGGGTAATTAATGCCGCGGCACATGCCAGTAGTGGTAATAATGGTGCTGATGCGACTTTTTATGTTCCTAAACAGGAGATTGCAAAATTCCCATTCGGTGGTAACTGGCAAGCTGAGCTAAAAGTCAGCCTGATAGATCATTATGCCGGTGATGTTAAAGCTGCTGACTGGGTTGCTCATATTTCGTTAAAAATTACCGACAATAATAACCAGCAAATCTATTTACCTGAATTTGGTCAGGCCGCCCCACGCGTAGATCTCAACATGCGCCCGCTGCCCGGCACGGGAGGGAATCAGGCGCAGATGACTGGCAGGGCAAATATTGATATGTGTTTGTATGATGGTTATGGATCTAACAGCTCCAGTTTCACGCTAAAATTTGAAGACCAGCCTCAGGGATCATCCAGCCCTAGCTCGGGTAATTTTTTCATTTATACTGACCACGGCGATGTTAATCAGAGTTCGGGCTGGATTGAATATTTTGTGCAAATGGTGCTACCGGACGGTAACAAAATGAGCATTATGCGTGGCCACGATATTGTGATCCCTGATATCCAGAACGCACACGTACGGCCGGTACATCTCCCGGGGATCCCGCAAGCCGTCTTATGTGTGCCAATGCCAATTGAACTCAACACGAAAGCCATTGATATCAACAGTAAACAAGCCGGGCATTACACCGGGCATTTAATTGTGACGTTTACGTCGCAGCTTTAA